A region from the Triticum aestivum cultivar Chinese Spring chromosome 3D, IWGSC CS RefSeq v2.1, whole genome shotgun sequence genome encodes:
- the LOC123074850 gene encoding 5' exonuclease Apollo — MDEGLVSVDKFSGGSQAYFLTHLHQDHTRGLGAACGWRHGPLYCSPVTARLLPTRFPGVDASLLRPIAAGASASLTLTSPISGRTVSLHVTALPAIHCPGSLMFLFRGDLGCRLYTGDFRWELGCDKARTAKKALLDALAGDTVDVLYLDNTYCHPSLNFPPRRVVAQQIVDLIRAHPDHEVILGIDTLGKEDLLLYIARALQTKIWVWPQRLLTMHLLGIDDNREIFTTQTSLTRVRAVPRYGLSIESLEALNTVCPTIGIMPSGNTWLWRNSEGKSKLSGKGPAKSTRCKGRGRGAVGTIEMNYDPSSPPKLFEKDSYTLPYTDHACFTELEDFMQTVRPSTVVGIVSSSYCYVNPRGHFGHLCGDEACSDKTPVKNCGHAGNWTPVKNGRHAGNSTPKRRPSASKTPRRRMVKISSPTLYRSRAIMMKRRYSCGAKIVEPEEPIPVS; from the exons ATGGACGAGGGGCTGGTGTCCGTGGACAAGTTCAGTGGCGGCAGCCAGGCCTACTTCCTCACGCACCTCCACCAGGACCACACCCGGGGCCTCGGCGCGGCGTGCGGCTGGCGCCACGGCCCGCTCTACTGCTCCCCCGTAACGGCGCGCCTCCTCCCCACCCGCTTCCCGGGGGTCGACGCCTCCCTCCTCCGCCCCATCGCCGCCGGAGCATCCGCCTCGCTCACCCTCACCTCCCCGATCTCCGGGCGCACCGTCTCCCTCCACGTCACCGCCCTCCCCGCCATCCACTGCCCCG GCTCGCTCATGTTCCTCTTCCGCGGCGACCTCGGGTGCAGGCTCTACACCGGGGATTTCCGGTGGGAGTTGGGGTGCGACAAGGCGCGGACCGCGAAGAAGGCGCTCCTCGACGCGCTCGCCGGGGACACCGTCGACGTGCTCTACTTGGACAACACCTACTGCCACCCGTCGCTCAACTTCCCCCCGCGCCGCGTCGTCGCTCAGCAG ATAGTTGACCTTATTCGTGCTCATCCTGATCATGAAGTTATTCTTGGCATTGACACTCTTGGCAAAGAAGACCTCTTGCTTTATATAGCCAGAGCACTACAAACGAAG ATTTGGGTCTGGCCCCAGCGCCTACTGACAATGCACCTTCTAGGCATTGATGACAATCGAGAGATCTTCACCACCCAGACCAGCTTGACGAGGGTCCGGGCTGTTCCAAGATACGGCCTGAGCATCGAGAGTCTTGAAGCTTTGAACACAGTATGTCCAACTATAGGAATCATGCCTTCAGGCAACACTTGGCTATGGAGAAACAGCGAGGGAAAGAGCAAGTTGAGTGGCAAAGGACCAGCAAAGTCTACCAGATGCAAAGGGCGAGGGCGGGGCGCAGTGGGCACAATAGAGATGAACTATGATCCCTCGTCACCACCAAAGCTATTTGAGAAGGATTCCTACACTCTGCCATACACCGACCATGCTTGTTTCACAGAGTTAGAGGATTTTATGCAAACAGTGCGCCCGTCAACGGTCGTAGGGATTGTCAGCTCATCATACTGTTACGTGAATCCTCGTGGTCACTTCGGCCATCTCTGTGGAGACGAAGCGTGCTCTGACAAGACGCCCGTGAAGAACTGCGGGCATGCTGGAAACTGGACGCCCGTGAAGAACGGCAGGCATGCTGGAAACTCGACGCCTAAGAGAAGACCGAGTGCTTCGAAGACTCCAAGGAGAAGGATGGTCAAGATCTCCAGTCCAACACTGTACAGAAGCAGAGCTATAATGATGAAAAGGAGGTATTCCTGTGGTGCAAAGATTGTAGAACCCGAAGAACCCATCCCTGTCTCTTGA
- the LOC123079390 gene encoding universal stress protein PHOS32: MAANSSSPLAGGDAPAPALPPVRLAAGQAATIQPSSPRYFFSSLAGKDASSHRRIAIAVDLSDESAFAVRWAVQNYLRPGDAVVLLHVRPTSVLYGADWGSIPVSVSDDDADDAAVAAAAEGSEPHAASSAEELQKKREEDFDAFTSTKSQDLAQPLVAAQIPFKIHVVKDHDMKERLCLEAERLGLSAMIMGSRGFGASRKGGKGRLGSVSDYCVHHCVCPVVVVRYPDDAAGIPGEAAAATDELHTVPEDEPVYHDAPDAHKEN, translated from the exons ATGGCGGCCAACTCCTCCTCCCCGTTGGCCGGCGGCGACGCGCCGGCCCCGGCGCTGCCGCCGGTGCGGCTCGCGGCGGGGCAGGCGGCGACGATCCAGCCCTCCTCCCCGCGCTACTTCTTCTCCTCGCTCGCCGGCAAGGACGCCTCCTCCCACCGCCgcatcgccatcgccgtcgaccTCTCCGACGAGTCCGCCTTCGCCGTGCGGTGGGCCGTGCAGAACTACCTGCGGCCCGGCGACGCCGTCGTGCTCCTCCACGTGCGCCCCACCTCCGTCCTCTACGGCGCCGACTGGGGCTCCATCCCCGTCTCCGTCTCCGACGACGACGCggacgacgccgccgtcgccgccgccgccgagggctCCGAGCCCCACGCCGCCTCCTCCGCGGAGGAGCTGCAGAAGAAGCGGGAGGAGGACTTCGACGCCTTCACCTCCACCAAGTCGCAGGACCTGGCGCAGCCGCTCGTCGCCGCGCAGATCCCCTTTAAGATCCACGTCGTCAAGGACCACGACATGAAGGAGCGCCTCTGCCTCGAGGCCGAGCGCCTTGGCCTGTCCGCCATGATCATGGGAAGCCGCGGATTCGGGGCCTCGCGCAAGGGCGGCAAGGGGAGGCTCGGGAGTGTTAGTGATTACTGTGTGCATCACTGTGTCTGCCCGGTTGTGGTTGTTCGCTACCCAGATGACGCTGCAGGTATCCCCGGggaggcagcagcagcaacagatgaGCTGCACACCGTGCCTGAGGATGAGCCCGTGTATCATGATGCGCCTGACGCACACAAAG AGAACTGA